A single genomic interval of Mycobacterium sp. DL592 harbors:
- a CDS encoding ankyrin repeat domain-containing protein, which translates to MASTLPSNPSLDRLREDARRLQRGITTNERGAVELVRAHHPRPDVALASAPDRFALHDAQLIVARRYGFIGWPALVHYLEIAADLTIDPSAINEDALGLADRFCSLASLRYDHTDAPPRRQAAADLLAAEPDLVDRHVWAAASAADPEALHRHLSARPDLATAAGGPFGWVPLLYLCYSRIPLHRSEDEVLAAAKLLLDSGADPNAGYLWCGMSTPFTALTGVFGEGEQGPRRQPRHPFAPALATVLLRRGAHPVDQQTLYNRMFRPDDSHLELLFAHGLADTEPSPWERRLGDAMETREQMWQRQILWAAGHGFASRLDLLAKHGIDSAGVELVVPALPDDPNVRDEQGATPLHRAAWDGDLHLIVQLLDSGADPTITDTQYGTTPLGWAEHAYQTEAADLLRARTQPS; encoded by the coding sequence ATGGCCAGCACCCTGCCCAGCAACCCGTCACTTGACCGTCTCCGCGAGGACGCACGGCGTCTGCAACGCGGGATCACCACCAATGAGCGCGGGGCTGTGGAGTTGGTTCGCGCGCACCATCCGCGACCAGATGTCGCCTTGGCTAGCGCGCCGGATCGGTTCGCACTGCATGATGCGCAGCTGATCGTGGCCCGCCGATACGGATTCATCGGTTGGCCTGCGCTCGTGCACTACCTCGAGATCGCCGCGGACCTGACCATCGATCCGAGCGCGATCAATGAGGATGCGCTCGGCCTGGCTGATCGATTCTGTTCTCTGGCGTCGCTGCGCTACGACCACACTGATGCCCCACCGCGGCGACAGGCTGCCGCCGACCTGCTCGCCGCTGAGCCGGATTTAGTTGACCGGCATGTGTGGGCGGCGGCATCAGCGGCTGACCCTGAGGCACTCCATCGTCACCTTTCCGCCCGACCTGATCTGGCGACGGCGGCAGGCGGGCCGTTCGGCTGGGTCCCGTTGCTGTACCTGTGCTATTCGCGAATCCCTTTGCACCGCAGCGAGGATGAGGTGCTCGCAGCGGCCAAGCTGTTGCTCGACTCCGGTGCCGACCCTAACGCCGGGTACCTGTGGTGCGGCATGTCGACACCATTCACCGCACTGACCGGGGTGTTCGGCGAAGGCGAGCAAGGCCCACGCCGCCAGCCCCGCCACCCGTTCGCCCCGGCTCTGGCCACCGTCCTGCTGCGCCGGGGTGCACATCCTGTCGATCAGCAGACGCTCTACAACCGGATGTTCCGTCCCGACGATTCCCACCTGGAATTGCTGTTCGCCCATGGCCTCGCCGATACCGAGCCCAGTCCATGGGAACGCCGACTCGGCGATGCGATGGAAACCCGCGAGCAGATGTGGCAGCGACAGATTCTCTGGGCAGCCGGACATGGATTCGCGTCTCGCCTTGACCTACTCGCCAAACACGGTATCGATTCGGCCGGCGTCGAACTCGTCGTCCCGGCATTGCCGGATGACCCGAATGTTCGTGACGAGCAGGGCGCAACGCCCCTGCATCGTGCGGCGTGGGACGGTGACCTACACCTGATCGTCCAGCTACTCGACTCCGGTGCGGACCCGACCATCACCGACACCCAGTACGGGACAACACCACTGGGATGGGCTGAGCACGCCTATCAAACCGAGGCCGCCGACCTACTGCGGGCACGCACTCAACCCAGCTGA
- the dnaB gene encoding replicative DNA helicase has protein sequence MAVVDDLGQTGMGAPPPSEDFGRQPPQDLAAEQSVLGGMLLSKDAIADVLEKLRPGDFYRPAHQNVYDAILDLYGRGEPADAVTVGAELDRRGLLRRIGGLPYLHTLISTVPTAANAGYYASIVAEKALLRRLVEAGTRVVQYGYAGAEGADVDEIVDRAQAEIYDVTERRTSEDFIPLEQLLQPTMDEIDAIASQGGISRGVPTGFTELDELTNGLHPGQMIVVAARPGMGKSTLGLDFLRSCSIKNRMPSIVFSLEMSKSEIVMRLLSAEAKIKLADMRSGRMTDDDWTRLARRMSEISEAPLYIDDSPNLTMMEIRAKARRLHQKAGLRLIVLDYLQLMTSGKKVESRQQEVSEFSRQIKLLAKELEVPVVAMSQLNRGPEQRTDKKPMLADLRESGSIEQDADMVILLHRPDAFESDDPRGGEADLIIAKHRAGPTRTVTVAHQLHLSRFTNMAR, from the coding sequence ATGGCGGTAGTTGACGATCTCGGTCAGACCGGGATGGGCGCTCCTCCGCCCAGCGAGGACTTCGGGAGGCAGCCGCCCCAAGACCTCGCTGCCGAGCAGTCGGTGCTGGGCGGGATGCTGCTGAGCAAGGACGCCATCGCCGATGTGCTCGAGAAGCTCCGTCCGGGCGACTTCTACCGGCCCGCCCATCAGAACGTCTACGACGCGATTCTGGACCTCTACGGCCGCGGTGAGCCCGCCGACGCGGTCACCGTGGGTGCCGAGTTGGACCGCCGGGGCCTGTTGCGCCGTATCGGCGGCCTGCCGTATCTGCACACCCTGATTTCGACGGTGCCGACGGCGGCCAACGCCGGGTACTACGCCAGCATCGTCGCCGAGAAGGCGCTGCTGCGCCGGCTGGTGGAAGCCGGCACCCGGGTGGTGCAGTACGGCTATGCCGGGGCCGAGGGCGCCGACGTCGACGAGATCGTCGACCGCGCGCAGGCCGAGATCTACGACGTCACCGAGCGGCGTACCTCAGAAGACTTCATCCCGCTCGAGCAGCTGTTGCAGCCGACGATGGACGAGATCGACGCCATCGCGTCCCAGGGCGGCATCTCTCGCGGTGTGCCGACGGGATTCACCGAACTCGACGAGCTGACCAACGGCCTGCACCCCGGGCAGATGATCGTGGTTGCGGCGCGGCCCGGTATGGGCAAATCGACACTGGGATTGGATTTTTTGCGGTCGTGCTCGATCAAGAACCGGATGCCGAGCATCGTGTTCTCGCTGGAAATGAGCAAGTCCGAGATCGTCATGCGACTGCTGTCGGCTGAGGCCAAGATCAAGCTGGCCGACATGCGCTCGGGACGGATGACTGATGACGACTGGACCCGGCTGGCGCGGCGGATGAGCGAAATCAGCGAAGCGCCTTTGTATATCGACGATTCGCCGAACCTGACGATGATGGAGATCCGGGCCAAGGCGCGCCGCCTGCACCAGAAGGCCGGCCTGCGGCTGATCGTGCTGGACTACCTGCAGCTGATGACCTCGGGTAAGAAGGTAGAGTCCCGCCAGCAGGAAGTGTCCGAATTCTCAAGGCAGATCAAGCTTTTGGCGAAGGAGCTGGAAGTTCCGGTCGTCGCCATGAGTCAGCTGAACCGCGGTCCCGAGCAGCGCACCGACAAGAAGCCGATGCTGGCCGACCTTCGTGAATCGGGGTCGATCGAGCAGGACGCCGACATGGTGATCTTGCTGCACCGGCCCGACGCCTTCGAAAGCGACGACCCGCGAGGCGGCGAGGCCGACCTGATCATCGCCAAGCACCGCGCCGGGCCGACGCGGACCGTGACGGTGGCACATCAGCTGCATCTGTCGCGGTTCACGAACATGGCGCGGTAG